A genomic segment from Dermatobacter hominis encodes:
- a CDS encoding ribonuclease P protein component: protein MLERITRRAVFRAFAPPAPRHRSGPLTLVVADRPQDDGDAAGLAMAVSRKVGPAVVRNRLRRQIRAAAAELDAERPVRRGWYLVILHPPARGRTTAELRGSLAAALDRAGARP, encoded by the coding sequence GTGCTGGAACGGATCACGCGTCGAGCGGTGTTCAGGGCCTTCGCGCCCCCTGCGCCGCGCCACCGGTCCGGCCCGCTCACGCTGGTCGTCGCGGACCGACCCCAGGACGACGGCGATGCGGCCGGGCTCGCCATGGCCGTCAGCCGCAAGGTCGGCCCGGCCGTCGTGCGCAACCGCCTCCGCCGCCAGATCCGTGCCGCCGCTGCCGAGCTCGACGCCGAGCGGCCCGTCCGTCGCGGGTGGTACCTGGTGATCCTCCACCCGCCGGCCCGTGGCCGCACCACCGCCGAGCTGCGGGGCTCGCTGGCCGCGGCCCTCGACCGGGCCGGAGCACGGCCGTGA
- the rpmH gene encoding 50S ribosomal protein L34 — protein MQELRGVKVKRTYQPNTRRRARKHGFRHRMSTRAGRAIVKARRRRGRARLSA, from the coding sequence ATCCAGGAACTTCGTGGAGTCAAGGTGAAGCGCACATACCAGCCCAACACACGGCGCCGTGCCCGCAAGCACGGCTTCCGGCACCGCATGTCGACGCGGGCCGGTCGGGCGATCGTCAAGGCCCGGCGTCGCCGCGGTCGCGCCCGTCTGTCGGCCTGA
- a CDS encoding YidC/Oxa1 family membrane protein insertase, which translates to MFEQFFEALGSVLNFFYTLIPNYGISIMLLTVLVMVLITPLTVKSTRSMLQMQRLQPEMKRLQAKYKDDREQLNAELMKFYRENKINPLGGCLPLLAQMPVFIIMYQLLRGLTTRQGGMGSGIGHIAGQVQQGVELTPWIFTDQYFRPEHLNHSSDLYQSLSSTNTMNFFGMDLAVSAAQALKLGLLIAVPYLLLLLVILVTGVYQNRQLQARNTNTAVNPQQQMLMRIMPFFLPVFSFGFPSGLALYWATQNLCRIGTNAYITRSVYRKEHEKAPIETTAKEKVGKGKGGADEDDGSSGVGKGGSAKSSGKGAGGKGTAAIGKGAGAKRANGNGKADDDASRREGSSVRSQKARENASASGVTGKRSGSGGKRTVNPRRSGQPRGRSGTGTDSGNGRAGDGDEKE; encoded by the coding sequence ATGTTCGAGCAGTTCTTCGAGGCGCTGGGCAGCGTCCTCAACTTCTTCTACACGTTGATCCCCAATTACGGGATCTCGATCATGCTCCTCACCGTCCTGGTGATGGTGCTGATCACGCCGCTGACCGTGAAGAGCACGCGGTCGATGCTCCAGATGCAGCGGCTCCAGCCCGAGATGAAGCGGCTGCAGGCCAAGTACAAGGACGACCGCGAGCAGCTCAACGCCGAGCTGATGAAGTTCTACCGGGAGAACAAGATCAACCCGCTCGGCGGCTGCCTTCCGCTGCTGGCGCAGATGCCGGTCTTCATCATCATGTACCAGCTGCTCCGGGGCCTCACGACCCGTCAGGGCGGTATGGGCTCGGGCATCGGCCACATCGCCGGACAGGTCCAGCAGGGCGTCGAGCTCACGCCCTGGATCTTCACCGACCAGTACTTCCGGCCCGAGCACCTGAACCACTCGTCGGACCTCTACCAGTCGCTGTCGAGCACCAACACGATGAACTTCTTCGGGATGGACCTCGCGGTCTCCGCCGCCCAGGCCCTGAAGCTCGGGTTGCTGATCGCCGTGCCCTACCTGCTGCTGCTCCTCGTCATCCTGGTGACCGGCGTGTACCAGAACCGCCAGCTGCAGGCCCGGAACACCAACACGGCGGTCAACCCGCAGCAGCAGATGCTGATGCGGATCATGCCGTTCTTCCTCCCCGTGTTCTCCTTCGGGTTCCCGTCGGGCCTGGCGCTCTACTGGGCGACCCAGAACCTCTGCCGGATCGGGACCAACGCGTACATCACGCGCAGCGTGTACCGGAAGGAGCACGAGAAGGCCCCGATCGAGACCACCGCCAAGGAGAAGGTCGGGAAGGGCAAGGGCGGCGCGGACGAGGACGACGGGTCCTCGGGCGTCGGGAAGGGCGGATCCGCGAAGAGCTCCGGCAAGGGGGCGGGCGGCAAGGGCACCGCGGCGATCGGCAAGGGCGCCGGCGCGAAGCGCGCCAACGGCAACGGCAAGGCCGACGACGACGCCTCGCGCCGCGAGGGCAGTTCGGTGAGGAGCCAGAAGGCCAGGGAGAACGCCTCGGCCTCCGGCGTGACGGGCAAGCGCTCGGGCTCCGGCGGCAAGCGGACGGTGAACCCGCGCCGCTCCGGCCAGCCGCGCGGCCGGAGCGGAACGGGCACGGACAGCGGCAACGGACGAGCCGGCGACGGCGACGAGAAGGAGTGA
- the yidD gene encoding membrane protein insertion efficiency factor YidD — MTGDAVAHRPSLAARGLTGVVRVYQHAAAGRPSPCRHVPSCSTYAVEALEAHGAVRGSWLAVRRLGRCHPWGTSGYDPVPPRRGAVGVQPRRGAEDVSGVEHAGPQER; from the coding sequence GTGACCGGCGACGCCGTGGCCCACCGCCCGTCGCTCGCCGCCCGCGGCCTGACCGGGGTCGTGCGCGTCTACCAGCACGCCGCCGCCGGTCGTCCGTCGCCCTGCCGCCACGTCCCGAGCTGCTCCACCTACGCGGTCGAGGCGCTCGAGGCCCATGGCGCGGTGCGCGGTTCGTGGCTGGCGGTGCGCCGCCTCGGACGGTGCCACCCGTGGGGGACGTCCGGCTACGACCCTGTCCCGCCCCGACGTGGGGCGGTGGGGGTCCAGCCCCGACGTGGGGCAGAGGACGTCAGCGGCGTGGAGCACGCAGGACCGCAGGAGCGATAA